The Lytechinus variegatus isolate NC3 chromosome 7, Lvar_3.0, whole genome shotgun sequence genome includes the window AGTATGATGTAAAAAATATGGACTGGTGAAGTGGATCATGGAGATGATTTTTCACAAGGAATTTTTATATATCAGTTGATATTATCACATTTCTGTTTGACACAGTCCTAATTAATTTCACAcgcaaatgtaaaaaaaaaatggtcctgTTGGTCTCGTAAACTGGAGACTGCATtgtctctgatttttttttatataccttCTCCTTCATTTCTTGATCTTCCTCTGGCTCTAGTtttagtagtacatgtataagctCATTAAGATCAGAATCAAATGTTAAAACAAGTCAAAATGCAGAATTATctacaaaaatttaaaaatacaaaaatatctaTCAAGATAGTCTCTCCCGGCTTTATCATGGTTTAAGTCACCACTCCATTCACTACCGTTTCTTTTGTCAGTGGCGCGGTGCCGACTTCTTTCCGCTCCcatcccattgactttgtaaagCTGTACACAACCACTCAAGTCAAGAACACACACACAAGAAGAGGGGCGACAAATTTCGCGATAAGGCCTTTATTGGCCATGCACCTCTACTCATCATGACCATAATAATGTGGGCATTAACATAAAAGACAAGACAACAAGTCTTTACTGTCGACATTGCGTTGTTTCCAAAAAATGGGCCTCATGCCCAGACTAATGCTAGTAGTAGGGAGTAGGGCCTAGCTAGCTACGCGGAAGTTCCGGCGCAGGAGACTCTGCGTTTCTAGCAATGGCGGTGCAGGTGGCCGTTGTCATGTCAGACTTTCTATTTACTTACATACAAACTAcataaatatagataaaaataaaatgacgcTGTAATTACCTCCATGATAGACGAGACTTATCGGTTTTTAAGGCAGATATAATtaagtttctttctttttttactgcTCGCAGCGCAGCCTACATGTACCTTTCCGAGCTAGCTGACCATTATCTTGTTGACGTGGGCAACTTGGAATGTTAGGTGGTATTTTTTCTGGAAATTAACAAAAGACATATtacaaaaattgaatgaattttatatataaattatttgataCAGCAAGAAAAGTTTTTAAATGgtttaaattcatttcatttcctaaaaaaaataaataaatgatcttACCCGGCAATTAATATAACGAACGAGCTTCTGTTGAATTCAACATGGCAGCTTGCACATCCGTGCGAAAAATAGATTTTACCATTCTCTCTTCATGTATTAATTGTCTTTAAAACATATAAAATCTTTATTCGGGtttttatttgtgtatttgTTATCATCCCCTATGTACCTCcaatatttgaattgaaaacaaatcCTGATTAGCGAGATTAGGCTCTTTCTCAGGACACACTGCATGCTCTGCCTGGCTGGACCTGCTGCAAGAGATTCATCGCCGCCCGGACCATCCCGATCGATCCCCAGCCTTGGGCCCATGGGCATTCGCTCAGCTCCGGTGAGTCGACTGGCATAGCATagccgtattctgaactcagagtatcaggtttaacttaaaccgtGGTTCAACTATGGTGTATGCCATGGAGAGCCAACTAATATTGGAGCACAAATTTCTAACTACACATAATTTAGTGACTCACAGTCACAGCTacacatgatcatgatgatattgatgcccaaataaatatagaaatattAAGCCGCAAGCATTTTATTACGGTTCAGTTCTGGATGCAGGATCTTCTGAGTCCAGCTCCTGGTGATAAACAGTGACGTGTGAAAAATTAGCGCGGTCCGGGGGAGGAACTTTATAATCAAATCTAAATTTTTTAGTAACTTAAGGTTAATCTCAATATCTGTTTTATCAGAACCACAATGCATCATGGGATCAAAAAGGGGACTGTTATAAGTTTTCTTAAGGGTTTTGAGCTGGAGCAATTATGTAAATGGGTTACAATATTTTGGGACCCTTTTGGCACTATAGCCAGGGTCATATCTTAATAATATTGAAcataaaaaacttgaaaatattaaaagtagAGGAGTGTTTACTCACTGTCTGTTATCGCCTTCGTGCCTTGTTTGTCATCATAGCCAAGCTACAAGGCCCGTATAGAGGGCGACAATATCATGAGCAGTGCTAACTtcgatgaaaatgataattgcaTCAGCcaataaatatcatgaatcCTACCTTAAAATTCAACATGTTTAGACAAAGTAAGGCAAGTGTTATTCATATCTTTTAAGACATCGACATGCATGACATGTACATTCAAATTGTgtctcaatttttttaaatcttttataTCCGCCCTACCTTCCTCTGTCTCGTgttctctctctatcttctcCCTCCCTTCTCTCACTCAGATGGAAATAGCAGAAGATCATGTCTTTCATGAGGCTACTGTCATTTAAGCGATTACCACTGCAGCGAGTCACTCCTTGGGTTGCAGTGACCGACTGGGATCAACTTCAGAGACAAAGTTACCTTGTATCAGCTAGACCATGTCTTTGTTTCTTCTCAAACACAACTCATCCTAGCAATGATAAGCCAAAGACAAGATGTCGTAGGCAGCGAGAAGAAGCATTTCAAGTGAAGCTTGGCTATGCATTACTCAAGCAGGGTGGAGTAAATCTACTGCGACAGGCCAAGAAGAAGGGGGCCAATGATTTCGAAGAGACAAAGAAGAAAGTTCAAGAGCAGGTTGAAAAGAGCAAGATTAAAGTAAAGGAATTGGTAAGTTGGGATATTCATGTGAATTTTGTCAGTGTCTTGATACTACAACTTTCAGATGGTGGGGATCATCATACTTGAAGTATTTGAGTTAAATTAGATAAAAAtgatcaataactttgctattaaTGTGGACACAAATTTCATATTTCGCAGCCTGCTCATGTATTTACAAtcaaaattcacgaaagtggGTTAACCTtgacccatgagataaattcaACATCTGGGCATGTTTAATTTGCATTTCCCGAAAATGGGTAAAAGTCACACATTAAATAGCATGATGTGATGTGAAATGTGTTAATGACATGCTTTGATGCAACTAaacctttgtgaattttgatCTCTTTGTTAACATTTTGCATAAATCAATCtccttttttgtacattttcagAGAGAGAACATTTTCACGATCCCAAACTTGCTGACGACGATGCGGCTAGCTCTGTCTCCTTACATTGGTTACCTTGTGATCAATGAGCAGTATTTACTCGGATCTTCACTCTTTCTTCTCGCTGGGCTATCTGATCTGGTAATTtgctttttgtctttttttacacatttttcacacaatataacaatattttaatgttttcatgAACATTATTCTGTaggcttttttttcttgctgcAAGTTATCAGCATTTCTTGCTGCAAGTCATCAGCATTTCTTGATTTCTTAACATGTGATTACAAAACCCAATGCCATATATTGCAAAGCAGGAAACAAAGATAcaaagatatcagtaaacaacaTTCTTTGTGTGCAAAAACCATTTTATTATCTTGGAAtatttacttgtttttttttactcttgtcAGTCTTGTGACATTCATATTTGAAAACTTTCCCTTTTGACCATCAATCAGTTTTACTGACTCTTTATGAAATAgtattaataaaagaaattttattATGCTTGCAGATTTCACTTTTCTTGCATTaaacttttcttttctctctttatttcacAGCTAGATGGGTGGATAGCAAGGAATTTTGAAAATCAGCAATCCGTACTTGGTTCAATAATTGATCCTCTGGCTGATAAATGTCTCATCAGTATTCTCACTGTCAGCTTGACCTATAGTGACCTTATTCCATGTGAGTATAGTCTTGTTGACCGGCGCCCTCATCTCAAgttccaatttttttattgaagcgGAGCCGTGGTGTGGTTCTGACACTCGCCTTGTAAActgagggtcgtgtgttcgaatcccactgcggtctggcttcctttggcaaggcgttaatcacTTAAtacacactttgccactcttgacccaggtgCTTAGTGGGTACCCGGTTGGATGTGAAAGCCATTGTAGCTtatccagtactgtgtgcgcctcacatgctactgactggaatactccccagggagtggaagaTGTGCACagattgtgtgcgggaatgactgattgaattcGATAACCAGGGTAATAATGTATCTGTGAAGTGCTTAGACTCAATGTCTTAAGctctatataaaagcggattattattatttcaaccataaaatacaatataatatatCAAGCATCAAACAAATTATATGCTCTCCGCTCCTTGAAATAAGTTCAAGTCTTAAGTTTTTGTTCAAGACTCAAGTTTTAGTTACTTTCTTTGCTGCTGCTTGACAAAGTTTGCTCCAAAGATTGATAGCACATGTATGTGTGTTCTGTGATGTCCTCCCAAATAATCCATTGACTCctgattttttaataaaatataaatcaaattccAAGTGATAAGTTTCACTAAATGGAGATAGCATGGGAATATCACAGACAGGGAAATAAAGGCAGGATAGTAGAACTGTTGTGCCATCAAATGCTTTATGTTGAGGTCTGCTAGTTCACAAAGTGAGGGTCtgtatcaaatatatttttatattatcatttaaagGGTACTCTGGGCTGAAAAAGATTAAAAATTAACTCattgaaatgctgaaaatttcatcaaaatctaataacaaatagcaaagttatttaattttaatccTAAAACTGCTGGGGGAGGTTGAATCAACTTCCCCTTTGAGGTTTCCCGTGACCATTCCACTCCGCGACATTTTCGACCAAGTCATTTGCAGACTCTTTACTTTTAAGTCTTGTGCATTGTTTTAGACCAAATTTATGATGTCTGGTTATGTGGTTGCAACATTAcacaagtgcatgtcagacccaaaattgctcaaaaacgtgattttgtgtacaaagtcaatgtaatcTTATTCATCTTAATCTCATCAACTGAAATTAGTTTATTTTAGCATTATTATGCTTCAAAAAGCTTCTGCTATAgatttggagaaaaaaacaaagaagaaaaggtataaaaacaaagagatacataagaaattcataaaacaataaaatacataagaaatttatttccaaaccagatttttttaatttgtaatcaTTAGCAATGGCATACAGAATATTAATTCCAAAATTAGCATTCTTGGAGCTTTTTTAGTAAATTAgtgcaaaaagtatgatttacgcataaatttgcattattaattcattaaaaagatccttattatttttagtaaaattatacagccttgtagatcaCATCCTACACTATTGTCATGCCAATTTCACAGTGTTCGTGTAATCGGCGGCAAAGATCTCAAGGGGATGGTAAATTCAACCCCCACTGGAGCACCACTTTAATCATCATTGCATCCAAAGACACAGTAATACTAAGTCAAATCCAACTTCTCTttgtgatttttctattttcctgACCAGTACCCCTGACGGCTCTAATTATCCTGAGGGATATAGGTCTCATGTCTGCTGCCTTTTACCTACGCTATCAATCCTTACCACCTCCAATTACATTAAGAAGGTACTTTGATCTCACTCATGCTACTGTACAGATGAAGCCTACATTTATAAGTAAGgtaagaacatacatgtaatattgtcATTCTTAGGAAATTGAATGATTCCAAGTTTGGTATAGGTGTTTGGACCACCTTTTGACATCTTTAGAGTTGCTGTGGCTCATTGGATAAGTCCAGGACTTTGAACCAAGGTCAGGGTTTCGAATCCTACCATTGATTGTATTcttgtcctttggcaaggcatttatctacatttgccactgtccacccaggtgtagtaaatgggtaccctgtAGGGGATTTCTTGCATGATCGAGCACTTGATCAGgttagccgtgctaaagccagggtaatagtatTCAGTGCTTAGAAACGTATGAAGCGCTATacaaatgttgcatattattatttatctgcACTATACCATACTTTTAATGAAGGGTGGTCGTGGGACAAATCTCACTATATTATTGTTAggattatttttgtaaattcataTTTGTTGCTGAAATAAAAGAATCTGAAATATGCTTCCAATTACAGCACCATTACCGAACTTAGAATCAATCTTTGTCTCATTTAAACAAGTCATGAtgaagaaatttattcataacatCTATTATCGGGGGGTATAAATCTCTGATTTGGATGGAGGAGACATCTGTgaaaaaagatatcaaaatttttttgtCGCACTCTGCATGCCAAATTATAAAACGGAATTTCACACCAAGCACAGCAACAAATCTtcaattttgtatattattattaagtggtatttatattccatgtttaatttgttttatggTGCTTCCATTAACATATCTTTGCATTGCATGGAAGGGGGGGGCAAATATTCATGAACACCCTCCCTCTGTTTCTTTATgtatgttaaaggggaatggaaCCTTGAAAATAAGTAGGCTTGtatggaaacagaaaaatcaaagaataagaacaaagaaagtttgagaaaaatcggacagataatgagaaagttatgagcatttgaatattgcaatcactaatgctatggagatcttccCATTTGCaacgcgacaaggatgtgtgatgtgtgagcaactttccctttgatggactataaaataccctcaaaatgtctctttctgctttttcttgtggtgatacaaactctttatccatgatgtattctttaaaaatctgtattacatgccctcctttAGAAGGAACACATGATCTACAGATATATGTGATAAGAGAGGCAATTAAAGTGAAAtgtatactaaagtaatggggagagttgttcacaagtgacatcacacatctttgtcgcattgccaatatgaggatctccataccattagtgatcgcaatattcaaatgctcataactttctcattatttgtctgatttttctccaacTTTTGttaatctgtttctttgatttttctgttttcacacaatttatcttgtttcaaatgtttcattctcctttaagtgaAACTCGTATCAGTggataaaattatattttattgagtaatgttttcttttaatctttCATTTATAGGTTAATACTGCAGTCCAGTTATCTCTTGTTGGATTCACTCTCGTTGCCCCTGTCTTTGCCTTCACAGATCATCCATTTCTTCATG containing:
- the LOC121418573 gene encoding probable cardiolipin synthase (CMP-forming); the protein is MSFMRLLSFKRLPLQRVTPWVAVTDWDQLQRQSYLVSARPCLCFFSNTTHPSNDKPKTRCRRQREEAFQVKLGYALLKQGGVNLLRQAKKKGANDFEETKKKVQEQVEKSKIKVKELRENIFTIPNLLTTMRLALSPYIGYLVINEQYLLGSSLFLLAGLSDLLDGWIARNFENQQSVLGSIIDPLADKCLISILTVSLTYSDLIPLPLTALIILRDIGLMSAAFYLRYQSLPPPITLRRYFDLTHATVQMKPTFISKVNTAVQLSLVGFTLVAPVFAFTDHPFLHGLWYVTASTTVLSGLSYCFSRDVFKYLNRNR